The sequence below is a genomic window from Polaribacter vadi.
CTTTGGTTTTTATTTCTAATACATATGCGCCCGAAGAAATTCCTGGAAAATTTAATTCACTGGCATTTAACCAATTAGACCAATTACTATCTTTAAAACCATTTAGTTTATATTGTACTAACTTAGAGTTTCCTAAAGGTGTTTTTGGCAAGGCTATTTTAACCTTTAAAAAATTATTTGAGTATGGAATTTTTAATTCTTCCTTTGTGTCTATTATAGCTCTTATCGTATCTCTGGTACTTATTAACTCAATAGATCTTATTAATGGTAAATCATTAAATTGTATTTTTTTATTTCTATTTATATTATAGAAAACAATTCCATCTTCAATTCCAATTCCATAAACATTTTTATCAATTTCTGTAAATTTATTAAAGTCATTTAAATGTTTATCCCAAAAATTATAAAAAGAAGCTTGGTTAATATTAAAATGATTTTGATCTCTTAAAACATATCCTAATTGCTTTGGAGTAGAATACCAAAATATATTTTCATTCTGATAAATATGCGTAATAGTATTTAAGCCTTTAAAAATTTCTGTGGGATATTTTGCTTTTATAAATAAATTATCTATTGCATCATAATAAAAAAAACCTTTAGGGCTGTAAAACACCAAATTACCATCAATTTTAGAAAAATAAGCTGGAGTTTCTACATTTTCATTTTCTACACCATAAAATTCCGCTTCTTCTAGTTCTAAACCATCTGAAGATAACCTTAATCTGTAAAATCCTTTAGAAGGATGAGATACCCATATTTGATTATATTGATCAAAGTCTAAAAAACGAGAAGATTCTCCAAAATTTTCAAATTTTCTAATAAATTTCCATTCGCCATTTATTCTTTTAAAAACTGCAACTCCAGAGTAAAAACCAACATATAAAAGATCTTTAAACTTTGGATGTTTTTTAAAAATCCACCCACCACCTTCTAAATGGATAGTTTTTAAAGAGTTATTTTTAAGTAAAGAAAGACCTTTATGGCTACCTACTAATATTTCGCCATCAACTTCCTTAATTTCCCAAATATTTTCTGTGCTTTCATCTAATAATTTCGGTTCTGATTCCTGCTTATTCATATTTTTCATAAACAAGCCTTGGTTAGTACCTAAGTATAATATAGAGTCTTTAAGAAAAGTAGTGTAAACAGTACCGAAGTTACTATTGGTATCTAAAAAATATTTTGCATTACTATTAACTTCAATATAACTTATACCTGACTCTGTACTTAACCAAATGTTGTTATGAAAATCATTAAAAACTTTCAAAATAGCATTATTATTTAATCCTTGTATTTTATTAATATGGGTTATTATTTTTCCTTTATCAGAAATTATATAAAAACCGTTTCTTAGTGTACCAACAATAAATTGATTACTTTTATATTTTTCTATATCTGTGAGAATAAATTTCTTGAATTTGGTGTTTTCTATCCAATCTTTTTTTAATAAAACATTATTTTTAAGACACCAAAAACCATTATTTTTTGTTGCAATTAATATTGAATTATCTTCTTCTACAAAGACCCCAACAACATCCATCGAAATATTTTCAGTACCTTTAATTAATTTGCTTTCAGTATCATTTATAATTTCAAATAAACCAATAGAAACATCTTGAAAAAAACCTCTTTTTTTAGAGAAAAAAAGATTGCTAAAGCCTTTTTTAGCTTGTAGATTAGTTAACGTATTTGTTAAGGGATTATAAACATAAATTAGCTGAAAAGATTGGAATAAAATTTTTCCATCAATTTCAATAATATTACTAAATACAGGTAGTAAAGGCGCTTCTTTAGTTGGATATTTAAAGTACAAACTTTTGTACTGAAGCTTTCCATTATTAGTTTTAGACCAAACCCCAAAACCACCATGCCCTGCAGTATATATATGCTGGTCATCTTTAAATAAAACGGCTCTAAGATCTGTTTGATTTTCAAAAGAATAGCTTTGCCATCTAAACCCATCAAATTCGATTAACGAACCAGGTGCAGCAAAATATAAGACGCCATTTTTATCTTGAGAAATATCAAAAACCTTTAAATCTTTTTTTACATCTTCTTTTGAAAAATTTTTAATGAATGGAACACCAGGAAGATTTGTAAATTGACCAAATAAAGGATTTGAAAAACAAATAATAATTAGAAAAAAAAAGGTATTTATAATTCTCATAAATAATTACTTTTAAACATTATAATTTTGGATGTAAATAAACTGCTTTTTGAATTATTCATATTATAACTTTTTTTTAAGCTTACTACTTGTGTAAATAAGCTATTTTTAGAGATATATGTAATTAAAAATGGACTAAAAACCTAAAATATTACTAACAATTTTACGATAATTATTTTGAATACT
It includes:
- a CDS encoding helix-turn-helix and ligand-binding sensor domain-containing protein — its product is MRIINTFFFLIIICFSNPLFGQFTNLPGVPFIKNFSKEDVKKDLKVFDISQDKNGVLYFAAPGSLIEFDGFRWQSYSFENQTDLRAVLFKDDQHIYTAGHGGFGVWSKTNNGKLQYKSLYFKYPTKEAPLLPVFSNIIEIDGKILFQSFQLIYVYNPLTNTLTNLQAKKGFSNLFFSKKRGFFQDVSIGLFEIINDTESKLIKGTENISMDVVGVFVEEDNSILIATKNNGFWCLKNNVLLKKDWIENTKFKKFILTDIEKYKSNQFIVGTLRNGFYIISDKGKIITHINKIQGLNNNAILKVFNDFHNNIWLSTESGISYIEVNSNAKYFLDTNSNFGTVYTTFLKDSILYLGTNQGLFMKNMNKQESEPKLLDESTENIWEIKEVDGEILVGSHKGLSLLKNNSLKTIHLEGGGWIFKKHPKFKDLLYVGFYSGVAVFKRINGEWKFIRKFENFGESSRFLDFDQYNQIWVSHPSKGFYRLRLSSDGLELEEAEFYGVENENVETPAYFSKIDGNLVFYSPKGFFYYDAIDNLFIKAKYPTEIFKGLNTITHIYQNENIFWYSTPKQLGYVLRDQNHFNINQASFYNFWDKHLNDFNKFTEIDKNVYGIGIEDGIVFYNINRNKKIQFNDLPLIRSIELISTRDTIRAIIDTKEELKIPYSNNFLKVKIALPKTPLGNSKLVQYKLNGFKDSNWSNWLNASELNFPGISSGAYVLEIKTKAENEVDSKIIKIPFYIAYPWYISKWAIAFYIFTFIVIFFSYRAYINRKNIKYVNRLKLLEKQKRERQKEKFELVKLEADKKLFLLKEENLNLEIKKKNAALASSTLNNIKKNELLSDLINDIKKIDEELMNSSLHYPIKKVVKKINNHLVDKEDWLTFQLHFSNSHSQFFEKLREKHPNLSSNEIKLSAYLKLNLSSKEIASLMNVAITSVEQSRYRLRKKFNLDKEENLVNYIQKF